The genomic segment GAGAGGTGAGAGATTTGCAGCTAGAAAACATGTAGCTCATATCCGTCACCTTTGCGGTATTGAAGTTGGTAACATCGAGAGAGGTGAGTTTTGAACAGTTATTGAACATGTAGCGCATATCTGTCACCTTCGCTGTATTCAGATATTCCAGGCCTGTAATTGTTTCCAGTTTTGTGAGACGCTCAAAGAAATAGTACAACGATGTAGGAGTGTATGAGCTAAAGCTCTTATCGAAAACAATGTGCACGATTGTGCCATTTCCTAATTTTGTATTGATAGCAGCCACCGTCTGTTTATCTTCCACCCAAGCACTATTTTCAGGAAGGGTTTCACCCACAAATTTCTTGAAAGTCAAAGTTTGGGTAGAGGATTCATACGTTGCTATATACTTAGAACTGGAAGCTGCCTTCTGCGCAACCATGCCGGCTGGCAGAAGCAACAACATGAGCAACATCAATGGGAACAGGGCGAATCTACGGATTATCGCCCCCCCCATTGTACATACGGCCGGCTTGCGACCCATTGGATTGATTTGTAAATCTTTTCATCATAAATGTTATGTTTTGTTATTATATTTTATCAAGAAATTACTGAATACTGATTGCCATCAGACTGACTGCCAGACACACGAACGTGATAAACACTACGCCGAGAATGAGGCAGATATAGAAACGCCCTCTCCTGATGAAATCACCCAAGCTGAAATGATACATCGGGTAATCATCAAGATAGGTCCTATATTCCCTCACCATGACATTAATCATGATGACAACATAAATGAGGAGAAACAAAGCTACTATCAGGATAGCCTGTTCTTCTTTGGCTAATAATTCTATGATACTTTTCATGGTGCAAATATAGTGTTTTTCTTTGAAACAAGGTGTCGCATTCCCCCACAATGGTGTCGCATTCCTACAAAAAAGGTGTCTCCTTCGTGGGGGAAGGAGACACCTAATACATACTTTTTAACAGTTTTTCTCTCTCCAAGCCGTAGGAGAGCAGCCTTCTTTCTCTTTGAACATACGGTAGAGATGGGTACGGGAAGAGAAGCCACACTCGGCAGAAATGATGTCATTACCGAAGTCGGGGTTATCCAACATCATCTTCTTGGCAGCCTCAAAACGCACCTCGGCAAGCCAGAGGCGGAAGGTGGTATTGAGACAGGATGAGAGGTAGCGCGACAACTCGTATCTGTTGATATCCAACGAACGTGACAGGGTAATCATATTCAGCGACGTATCCCTATAACCCTTGGCAGCACACCATTCATCCAACTTCTCACGGATGATCTTCTGCCGTCTTTCTGAACGCTGCGATTGTAAAGTTTCTTTCTTATCATCAAGTTCTTCATCCTGCAGTTCAGAATCGGCAGCGTCTCCCCAGATTTTCATTACTGCATTCTCTTCTTCCTCCTTATCCAAGAGTTCTTCGGTAGGCACGTAATTATAGCCCAAAGCCATGAAACTGAGCGTGAAGAAAAAGACAGCAAGCAGTCCCAGAGGTCCGATTACATATAGAGATTTGGTGGAAAGAACTGCAAAAGGCAGAGATACTGCAGTAAAGAAAACGAAGAACACACTGGCTCGCGCATATCTCACGTAAGGCAGGATATCGTAACCAGTCATCACCTCAAGCATCCTCCTGCGCTTTCTGATTTCCACTATTATCATATAGATGCAATAGGCTATGTTGATGCCGAACAGGACTATCATCACATAAATCCAGCTGCCGATATGGAAGTTTCCGCTCTGGATAAAGCCGATGCAGAAGGCTGCCAATATGGCGGCATAAATGCTGGCGCAGACGATGCTCATCTTCCGGCGGTTGGCATGCGTTGCCTCGATATTGTAAATGCCAATAGAGATGAGCGAGAAGCAAGGGGGATAGACCAGAATGTTGAAAACGGCTCCCACAGCAGCGTCTTGAGCCCGGAAGCCCAGAAGCATCTGCATGAGAAATTGTATGGCCAATCCTACCATGGCTCCGATAATCAGCCATCGTGAAACTTCATATCGCCGGTTCATCCACTTCATGTGCAGACGGGTAATACCCAGGATGAGGATATTGACGAGCATAAATAGGAAACAGGCGAACTGCAATAAATATAATGTATCCATTTCGTTCTTATTTTTGTATTTGGCATCTGCCAAGATTACTGTTTAATCGTCTTAATATGCATGCAAAAGTACAATTTTTATTTTGAAATGAGGGTAAAAATAAGGGAAAAAGTGATATTTTAAAAGAAAAAAATGTTTTATTTATCGGGGACAGCTGACGAGTGAAACTAGAACAGCAGACTGGCGAAACTAGAACAGCAGACTAGCGATAGGCAGAACAGTGGGCTGTCTGAGCCAAACAGCGAATGAAAACCGGTTTGCCAGGTTTTTAAATAACCGAAATATCACACCGGTTCCGGCTGATATCAGAAAAGAAGAAGAAAAATTGATTTTACTCTTCACTCTTCACCCAATCGCTGGGAATGCCTTTATATAAAGGGGATTCGAGAGGTGAAGAGTGGGTGAAGAGAGGTGAAGAGTTACAAAAAACTCTTCACCCTCCGCAACACCTTTATATAAAGGGGATTCGAGCTATCGGGTGAAGAGTGAAGAGTTTTGGGCTATTCCATTGCCTCATATCCTTTATTCTGAACCAACTTGCCATTGAAGGCAAGGCTTCGCTGAGGTATCGGGAAGACGATGGAACAGAACGTAAGAGCGGACTGAACAGAACGGCGAAGATGCGAGGACTTGAGGAACTTGCCGAAACGGATAAGGTCCTGACGGTGACAGGTCTCGCCCACCAGCACAACCTGACGGTCTTCCAGAATATTGGCAAGCGAAGACTTGCGCGCAGGCAAACCGGCATGCGCACGAACCATATTATACTCTGCCCTGCCATCCCCATCGTTGCGCTCCATCGCCTCAGCCTTCATCAGCAACACATCAGCATAACGGAAACGGAACAGAGGTTTGGCTGGCCGGGAATGCAGAACAGAATCAGCCTCATCCATCACCAGCGCATCCTTCGGCATCTGATAACGCGCAGAACTGTTGAAGATTTCATCCTCCTCTAAACTGCAGCCCTCATCAGCCAATCTGTTGCAATAGAAGATGCAGGTTTCCCAAGCATTCAATATCCTGCTGCGGTTCTCACTAGCCTTGCCGCCCGTAATGAGCGAGGCGCCATCGGCAGTACGCACCATAAATTCCAGGTCCCTACCCTTCGGACGCTTCCTGTAACCCTGCGCCCAATCGTTGTACATATAGATTTCAGCATTCAGCGCCAGCTTAGCCAGCAGGAAGTTAACCACAGGCTGCGTGATGCGCCCATAATGAGAGCCTTCCTCCAAACTTGACGTCTGAGGAAGATAAGGCAACACCTGCTGCAATTCGCTGAAGATGAAATGGAAGATTTCGCTCCGTTCGCTCTGAGCCGACAGCTTTTCATCGGTAACCGAAGAGCCCGAAGCCGGTTCATAGATGAGTGATTCTGCCGAAGACAGGAGTACCGGAATCCTGCCATACAAATCCATCGCCTCATAATACATCATGGCTCTGATGGCACGCACCTCAGCCTTGAACTGCGCCTTCTGGTTATCGGTAAGGCGTACAGACTGGAAATCAATCATATCCAGCGACTTGTTGCACATGCCGATAGCCCGATAAAGATATTGCCAGGAAGAATAAAGCTGCTCATCATCAGGAGAAAGAGAAAGCAGACTGTCAAGACGCTGAATATTGCGGATGCCTTCCCCATCTATCGCTCCACCCATAAAATCATATAAAGGAGCTATGGTCGTATCGAATATTTCAGACGCAGAACCATTGCTGCCACCCCCATCGAACTGATCCTTAGGATGCTCATTCAAGCACGATGAGAATGCCAACAGGGTCAGGAAAGAGATGACCCACGTGAACAAATGTGAAATATATCGTCTCATAACCATATCACATGAAGTTTAGGTTTCAAACTGTCAAGACTGCAAATAACAGCAATCCGACTGCAAATATAAGAAAAAAGAATGATAAAAGGACACAAATATAGTAAAAATCTACGTAAATTTTGCGGGATTAAAATTTATTTGTACCTTTGCACCCGGTTAGCAGAGAGCTAACTAAGGGGTGCTACCGCCGGAAAAGAGAAAAAAGCGGATGCTGAGAATATACCCATCGACCTGAACCAGATAATGCTGGCGTAGGAAAATAAGGCACATTCCCCCCTTATATAGATGTTTTTTAAATTAAATAAATGAAAAGATTCAACGGGATCGCACTCAGTGTAGCGTTTTGCTCTTTGGCAAGCCAGGCTGCACTGGCACAGACAAAAATCGACACCTTGAAGGTGCAGAATTTGAATGAAGTGATTGTAAAAGGCGTACGTGCCGCAAAGGAAGCTCCATACGCCGTGGCTAACATCAGGAAATCAGAACTCAAACAATTCTCTTGCTCAGGTCAGGAATTGCCATTTCTCCTTTCTCGTACACCGGGCATTCTCGCCTGGAGTGAGAATGGTATCGGCACCGGTACTACCTATATGCGCATTCGTGGCGCTGCCGGAAGTCGCATCAATGTAACACTCGACGGAGTGGCTCTCAACTCACCGGAAGACCAGACCGTTTTCTGGGCTAACATGAACAGTTATTCTTCGCTCCTGGGCAGCATCCAGGTACAGCGCGGCGTAGGTTCTTCTACCAATGGCGACGGTGCTTTCGGTGGAAGCATCTCTATGGCTACAGCTGCTCCTTCGCTCACCCCTACTGCAGAAGTTACCGGCTCTTTCGGTTCCTACAATACCTATCATACAGGCGCCAGCTTCTCTACAGGTCTGCTCGGCAAGCATCTGATTTTTGACGGTGCTTATCACGAGACAGCTACCGACGGTTATGTAGACGGCACAGCAGGCCGCTCAGGTTCTTACTATGGCGGCCTGACCTGGCTGGGCGATAACTTCAAGATAAGCTACAAGAACATCGGCAACTTCGAGAAGACCGGTCAGGCTTGGAACGGTGTGCTGGGTGGAGATTACAACTCTAACTTCAGCCTCCTTCAGGATGGCATCCGCACTTATAAAGATATGTATAAGGCTGGTCTGGATAAGTTTAACGTGCTGACAGGCGATATGGTTCGCAACGACAAGGGCGATTATACCATCACTCCTTATATCCTGCGCGACGGAAGCAAATGGGACAAGACTACTGATAACTTCTATCAGAACCACAACATCCTTTCGGCTACCTGGACACCAAGCAGCCACTGGAGCCACAGCCTCTCACTGCATTACACCTATGGCTACGGCTACTACAAGGAGTTTAAGAACAACGCCAAGTTTGCCAAGTTCGGACTCGTCTACAAGGATGCAGAGGGCAACAAGATTAAGAAGTCTGACTTCATCCGCAAGAAGGGACTCACCCAGCATACCTACGGCATGGTATACAATACCAACTACAAGGATGAGCACTGGGATGTTATCGGCGGATTGAACCTGCAGCAGTTCCGCGGCAACCACTGGGGATACCTTACTTATATCGCCAACCAGGATGCCGAGAAGAAATTCTTCGGCAACAACGGAAAGTATAAGTACTATGATTCTGATGCCCATAAGTATGACTACAGCGCCTTCGTCAAGGCAAGCTATCGCTTTGCAGACTACTGGAATGCCTTCGCTGACCTGCAGTATCGCCGTGTAGAATACAAGACCGACGGTATCAACGATAAGTTTATCACCCAGGCAGATGGCAGCTACAAGAACCAGGAGCTGAACATCAACGAGAAGTACAACTTCTTCAACCCTAAGGCAGGTATCAGCTTCAACAAGGATGGCCACAAGGCATACGCATCTGTAGCCTACAGCAACCGCGAGCCAGAGCGCAATAACTTTACCGACAACTTCAACTATCCATTCCCTAAAGAGGAGAAGCTGCTCGATGTAGAGTTCGGCTATCAGTATCAGGGCGACAACTGGCATGCAGGCGCCAACTTCTACTATATGGATTATGACAACCAGCTGGCTCAGACCGGACAGTTGAGTGACATCGGCGAGGCGCTGACCACCAACATCAAGGATTCTTACCGTATGGGCGTAGAGCTGACAGCCGGCTGGGCACCATTGTCATGGTTGTCTGTAGAAGGAAATGCCGCTTTGAGCAAGAACAAGATCAAGGACTTTGATGAGTATGTAAGCAACTGGGATGATGAAACGAAGCCAGGCGTAGTACATTACGACAACTCAACCCTGTCTTATTCTCCATCAGCTATCCTGAACGGATTCATCGACATCCACTATGCCGGTTTCTCAGCTACCTGGCACACCAACTTTGTAAGTCGCCAGTATATTACCAACACAGAAGACCGCGACTTCTCGCTGCCATGCTATTCACAGAGCGACCTGAGCCTGAACTACAGTGCTAAGGTAACTAAGGCACTCGGCATCAAGGAGGTAAACTTCGGTGTGGACATCAACAATATCTTCAACCGCCACTATGCAGCCAGCGCATTCACCTGGGGCAATGCTATCGGTTACGGATATACATTGGACAACCGATTCAAGCAGATAGCCTACATCCCGATGGCAGATACCACCTGGATGACGCATCTTACATTGAAGTTCTAATCAGAAATCATCATGATGGATTATATTGCATCACATGGTTTAGACATCTTTACCACGGTACTCGGACTGGTTTATATCCTGTTGGAGTACCGTGCCAGTATCTGGCTCTGGCTGGTAGGCATCATCATGCCTGCCCTGGACGTATGGCTCTATTGGAGTCATGGTCTTTACGGCGATGCGGGTATGGCGGTCTACTATACGATAGCCGGTATATATGGTTATGCCGTATGGAAATATGGCAAGAAGCACAACCAGAAGGAGAAAGAAGAACTTCCGATTACCTATATGAAGAAGTCGCTCTATCTCCCTACTCTTCTGTTCTTCCTGGCAGCCTGGGGCATCACCTATTATATACTGATAACTTTCACCAACTCTACGGTTCCTCTGCAAGACAGTTTCACCAATGCCCTGAGCTTTGTGGGTCTCTGGGCGCTGGCACGCAAATATATCGAGCAGTGGTTCTTCTGGATTATCGTAGATGCCGTTTGCTTCTATCTCTATATCATCAAAGGCATCCCATTCAAGGCAGGACTTTACGGTCTCTACGTCATCATCGCCGTAGCCGGATACTTTAAATGGAAGAAGATGATAAAAAAGGATTGCTAGTTAATAGTTCAGATATTATAGACGTAAAAAGGAAGCCAAGGCAAAAACAAACTTGCCAGGCTTCCTTTATTTCATTTATATAAACAAGAACCACTATACCAAGGTTCCGCGCTTAAACTTATCCTATCAGCGAAAAGCACATCCTTTATGCCCTTTTCACCTTTAATCCGTTTTCGATACTAACCAGTTCATCGCTGAATCCAGCATCAATCTTCAGTCTTTCTTCCACTTTTGTACAACTGTGGATAACTGTGCTATGATCACGATTACCAACG from the Segatella copri genome contains:
- a CDS encoding helix-turn-helix domain-containing protein, whose translation is MDTLYLLQFACFLFMLVNILILGITRLHMKWMNRRYEVSRWLIIGAMVGLAIQFLMQMLLGFRAQDAAVGAVFNILVYPPCFSLISIGIYNIEATHANRRKMSIVCASIYAAILAAFCIGFIQSGNFHIGSWIYVMIVLFGINIAYCIYMIIVEIRKRRRMLEVMTGYDILPYVRYARASVFFVFFTAVSLPFAVLSTKSLYVIGPLGLLAVFFFTLSFMALGYNYVPTEELLDKEEEENAVMKIWGDAADSELQDEELDDKKETLQSQRSERRQKIIREKLDEWCAAKGYRDTSLNMITLSRSLDINRYELSRYLSSCLNTTFRLWLAEVRFEAAKKMMLDNPDFGNDIISAECGFSSRTHLYRMFKEKEGCSPTAWREKNC
- a CDS encoding RagB/SusD family nutrient uptake outer membrane protein → MRRYISHLFTWVISFLTLLAFSSCLNEHPKDQFDGGGSNGSASEIFDTTIAPLYDFMGGAIDGEGIRNIQRLDSLLSLSPDDEQLYSSWQYLYRAIGMCNKSLDMIDFQSVRLTDNQKAQFKAEVRAIRAMMYYEAMDLYGRIPVLLSSAESLIYEPASGSSVTDEKLSAQSERSEIFHFIFSELQQVLPYLPQTSSLEEGSHYGRITQPVVNFLLAKLALNAEIYMYNDWAQGYRKRPKGRDLEFMVRTADGASLITGGKASENRSRILNAWETCIFYCNRLADEGCSLEEDEIFNSSARYQMPKDALVMDEADSVLHSRPAKPLFRFRYADVLLMKAEAMERNDGDGRAEYNMVRAHAGLPARKSSLANILEDRQVVLVGETCHRQDLIRFGKFLKSSHLRRSVQSALTFCSIVFPIPQRSLAFNGKLVQNKGYEAME
- a CDS encoding TonB-dependent receptor, with the translated sequence MKRFNGIALSVAFCSLASQAALAQTKIDTLKVQNLNEVIVKGVRAAKEAPYAVANIRKSELKQFSCSGQELPFLLSRTPGILAWSENGIGTGTTYMRIRGAAGSRINVTLDGVALNSPEDQTVFWANMNSYSSLLGSIQVQRGVGSSTNGDGAFGGSISMATAAPSLTPTAEVTGSFGSYNTYHTGASFSTGLLGKHLIFDGAYHETATDGYVDGTAGRSGSYYGGLTWLGDNFKISYKNIGNFEKTGQAWNGVLGGDYNSNFSLLQDGIRTYKDMYKAGLDKFNVLTGDMVRNDKGDYTITPYILRDGSKWDKTTDNFYQNHNILSATWTPSSHWSHSLSLHYTYGYGYYKEFKNNAKFAKFGLVYKDAEGNKIKKSDFIRKKGLTQHTYGMVYNTNYKDEHWDVIGGLNLQQFRGNHWGYLTYIANQDAEKKFFGNNGKYKYYDSDAHKYDYSAFVKASYRFADYWNAFADLQYRRVEYKTDGINDKFITQADGSYKNQELNINEKYNFFNPKAGISFNKDGHKAYASVAYSNREPERNNFTDNFNYPFPKEEKLLDVEFGYQYQGDNWHAGANFYYMDYDNQLAQTGQLSDIGEALTTNIKDSYRMGVELTAGWAPLSWLSVEGNAALSKNKIKDFDEYVSNWDDETKPGVVHYDNSTLSYSPSAILNGFIDIHYAGFSATWHTNFVSRQYITNTEDRDFSLPCYSQSDLSLNYSAKVTKALGIKEVNFGVDINNIFNRHYAASAFTWGNAIGYGYTLDNRFKQIAYIPMADTTWMTHLTLKF
- the pnuC gene encoding nicotinamide riboside transporter PnuC — translated: MMDYIASHGLDIFTTVLGLVYILLEYRASIWLWLVGIIMPALDVWLYWSHGLYGDAGMAVYYTIAGIYGYAVWKYGKKHNQKEKEELPITYMKKSLYLPTLLFFLAAWGITYYILITFTNSTVPLQDSFTNALSFVGLWALARKYIEQWFFWIIVDAVCFYLYIIKGIPFKAGLYGLYVIIAVAGYFKWKKMIKKDC